From Serinicoccus profundi, the proteins below share one genomic window:
- a CDS encoding helix-turn-helix transcriptional regulator: MGRTLERIVIDPGGWSGRRDHPALLRDLLEAVEADRRVRAVYRAASSGWSGRRTLDPWGLVLGGQAWYLVAAHRGTPHTYRVDRFETVRVLDQPARRPASLDLLATWQALRKAWQSRPAVAVTIRVRRDQADLARRQLAMVLLGSVERRDDGPDHVVLTAPVSSLRGLAGIFVGFGDWVEVLDPPEARDVMRAVARESLAAHAGSVC, from the coding sequence GTGGGCCGCACGCTCGAGCGCATCGTCATCGACCCCGGGGGTTGGTCCGGGCGCCGCGACCACCCCGCGTTGCTGCGGGACCTGCTGGAGGCGGTCGAGGCCGACCGGCGGGTGCGCGCCGTCTATCGCGCGGCCTCCTCGGGGTGGAGCGGTCGACGCACGCTGGACCCGTGGGGGCTCGTGCTGGGCGGGCAGGCGTGGTACCTCGTCGCCGCGCACCGCGGCACACCGCACACCTATCGGGTCGACCGCTTCGAGACCGTGCGCGTCCTCGACCAACCGGCCCGCCGCCCGGCCAGCCTGGATCTGCTCGCCACCTGGCAGGCGTTGCGCAAGGCCTGGCAGAGCCGTCCCGCCGTGGCGGTGACGATCCGGGTCCGGCGCGACCAGGCCGATCTGGCCCGACGGCAACTGGCCATGGTCCTCCTCGGTAGCGTCGAGCGGCGCGACGACGGACCGGACCACGTCGTCCTGACCGCGCCGGTCAGCTCGCTGCGTGGGCTGGCCGGGATCTTCGTGGGCTTCGGCGACTGGGTGGAGGTGCTGGACCCGCCGGAGGCGCGCGACGTCATGCGCGCGGTGGCCCGGGAGAGTCTGGCGGCGCACGCGGGGTCGGTATGCTGA
- a CDS encoding VOC family protein → MPGPAANPVHHIELWTDDLTAVEASFEWLLPRLGWPADHDPAWPRGRVWRHPSGAYVVLEESPAVTGPHDRLRAGLNHLALRVDERSELDGIRAEAGDHGWSELFADDYPHVGGPDHTALFLENAQGFELEIVVA, encoded by the coding sequence ATGCCCGGCCCCGCCGCCAACCCGGTCCACCACATCGAGCTCTGGACCGACGACCTGACCGCGGTGGAGGCCTCCTTCGAATGGCTGCTGCCGCGCCTGGGCTGGCCGGCCGACCACGACCCCGCCTGGCCGCGGGGGAGGGTATGGCGTCACCCCAGTGGCGCCTACGTCGTCCTGGAGGAGTCGCCGGCGGTGACCGGTCCGCACGACCGTCTGCGCGCGGGCCTCAACCACCTCGCGCTGCGCGTGGACGAGCGCTCCGAGCTGGACGGCATACGGGCCGAGGCCGGTGACCACGGGTGGTCCGAGCTGTTCGCCGACGACTATCCCCACGTCGGCGGTCCCGACCACACGGCGCTCTTCCTCGAGAACGCGCAGGGCTTCGAGCTCGAGATCGTCGTAGCCTGA
- a CDS encoding sulfotransferase family 2 domain-containing protein, whose product MPVYRKDGRSVLFVHVPKTGGTSVEHLFRANGWEQGFFSAKYGKGTLNHLMYCGPQHLHAEPLEQLFRLERFDLIFTVVREPVARLRSEYVWRHRKKEQVELGARAVSAWFASSVKRSRANPYLYDNHLRPQHEFLLPGSEVIRLEDGLAEGLRRLSDAHDLGLEGGPEQFKDSSSGPRRSGDVEISAATKRRIRRFYKRDFSTFDYPRP is encoded by the coding sequence GTGCCCGTCTACCGCAAGGACGGCCGGTCCGTGCTGTTCGTCCACGTGCCCAAGACCGGCGGCACCTCCGTCGAGCACCTCTTCCGCGCCAACGGCTGGGAGCAGGGCTTCTTCAGCGCGAAGTACGGCAAGGGCACGCTCAACCACCTGATGTACTGCGGCCCCCAGCACCTGCACGCCGAGCCGCTCGAGCAGCTCTTCCGCCTGGAGCGCTTCGACCTCATCTTCACCGTGGTGCGCGAGCCCGTGGCGCGGCTGCGCTCGGAGTACGTCTGGCGGCACCGCAAGAAGGAGCAGGTCGAGCTCGGCGCCCGCGCCGTCTCCGCGTGGTTCGCCTCCTCGGTCAAGCGGTCCCGGGCCAACCCCTACCTCTACGACAACCACCTGCGCCCGCAGCACGAGTTCCTGCTGCCGGGCAGCGAGGTCATCCGCCTCGAGGACGGCCTCGCCGAGGGCCTGCGCCGCCTCAGCGACGCCCACGACCTGGGCCTGGAGGGTGGGCCGGAGCAGTTCAAGGACAGCAGCTCAGGCCCGCGACGCTCCGGCGACGTCGAGATCTCGGCCGCGACCAAGCGCCGGATCCGCCGGTTCTACAAGCGCGACTTCAGCACCTTCGACTACCCCAGGCCCTGA
- a CDS encoding PspC domain-containing protein: protein MALSSALARPRNDRVIAGVCAGLARRFNMSAGMVRILFVLSMLLPGPQVLAYIVLWILMPAE, encoded by the coding sequence ATGGCTCTCTCATCCGCCCTCGCCCGCCCCCGCAACGACCGCGTCATCGCCGGCGTGTGCGCCGGCCTGGCCCGCCGCTTCAACATGAGCGCCGGCATGGTCCGGATCCTCTTCGTGCTCTCGATGCTGCTGCCCGGCCCGCAGGTCCTGGCCTACATCGTGCTGTGGATCCTCATGCCGGCCGAGTGA
- a CDS encoding DUF2087 domain-containing protein produces the protein MTTDADLKARVRERMTRTGENYTTARAALLASPPRALVVETDLAADRAVASFFDGDRLRSIPTRRRPRAAVLMHLLRRFERGREYAEREVNAILATAHEDVASLRRELVDYRWLNRADGVYRVTDAVPERFPNEAQEVPTDEVARLAALPRWTPHGG, from the coding sequence ATGACGACCGACGCCGACCTCAAGGCCCGGGTGCGCGAGCGCATGACCCGCACCGGCGAGAACTACACGACTGCCCGCGCGGCCCTGCTGGCCAGCCCGCCGCGCGCCCTCGTCGTCGAGACCGACCTGGCCGCCGACCGGGCGGTCGCCTCCTTCTTCGACGGCGACCGGTTGCGGTCGATCCCGACCCGCCGGCGCCCGCGCGCCGCCGTGCTGATGCACCTGCTGCGACGCTTCGAGCGTGGCCGGGAGTATGCCGAGCGCGAGGTCAACGCGATCCTCGCCACGGCGCACGAGGACGTCGCGTCGCTGCGGCGTGAGCTGGTGGACTACCGGTGGTTGAACCGCGCGGACGGGGTCTACCGGGTGACCGACGCGGTGCCGGAGCGCTTCCCCAACGAGGCGCAGGAGGTGCCCACGGACGAGGTCGCCCGGCTCGCCGCCCTCCCGCGGTGGACCCCGCACGGGGGATAG